Part of the Diabrotica virgifera virgifera chromosome 6, PGI_DIABVI_V3a genome, agttagtccTAGTACGATCTCATCAAACGATTTCAATAATTACTTTACTTCAGTAGCTAAAAATATTAGAGGTTCTTTCAGTTCTACAAATGAAAATGTAGCTATAGATATTTTGAAAGATGTACACTCTCCTTGCCACTCTTTATTTTTACTACCTGTTACTGATATTGAAATCAGAAATGTATTGCGTGGCTTGAAAAATTCACATTgtacagatttttattttttaaacaaaaaaataattgtcgaaactattgatattgttattgacaaattagttttactttataataattgccttacTGAGGGGATTTTCCCTGATGTactaaaagtaacaaaagtgTTGCCACTATTCAAAAAAGGGTCTTTAGATGAAATTGGAAATTACCGTCCCATCTCTATCATTCCCATTTTCGGTAAAATTTTTGAAAGCATTCTTAATACTCGTTTGATAGAATATCTAGATAAACACAAAATACTTCACTGTAACCAATATGGCTTTAGAAAAAAGTGCAGCACTACACAAGCTATACAGAAAATTGTGAGAGATATAGTCGACGGCATGGAGGAAGGTCATTTCGTGTCTTTGACATTGTGTGATTTATCCAAAGCTTTTGACTGTGTTTCGCATAAATTAATGTTggaaaaaatgcataaatatggTATAAGGGAAACCACTCTCAATCTATATTTAGAtcttatttaacaaatagaaaacaGGCAGTTTTTCTTAATAATAGCTATTCTGATTTGAACACGGTCGAATACGGGGTTCCTCAAGGTTCAATACTAGGACCCactttgtttcttatttatctgaacgatctatttcactacacttttcccataaaatgtgtgtactttgcagatgataccactctcataaatactgacattaatcatcataatttgaaaattaaaatagatagtGATACTCAGAAAGCAAAAAACTGGTTTTTGCATAATCGTCTGaagctaaatgaagacaaaaatcagaatttgatgtttaGTTCTGACCGGAAGTGTGTCTTAGGAAATAGTGTTAAACTCTTAGGAATTTTCCTAGATGATAATTTGGACTGGAGTGCTCATACAGACTACTTAAGTTCTAAACTTGCTTCAACTATATTTTTGATACGCAACTTAGTTTTTATGATCCCTAAAAGTACCCTTAAAATGATCTACTTTGCACTGTTCCATAGTCATTTAAAGTACGGAATAACTGTTTGGGGTGGCTCTTGTCACGCAGACAGAATTTTTAAGTTACAATAGAAAGTAGTGAGGATACTTGCAGGAGCAGAGTATAGGGAACACTGTAAACCTTTATTTCAGAAGTTAGGTATTATGTTACTACCTTCACTCTATATATATGAGACGCTGATTGAAATTCATTCCAACAAAAGTAAGTTTAACATAAACTCCAACTTCCATGATCACCATACAAGATCGAGCGATGCTATTAGAGCACAACGTTTTAGGTTGACGAAAAGTATAAAAAACTCAACTGATGTtagtttgtacaattttttgccagatgaagtaaaaagtcttcatttacagtcgtttaaaaataaaataaaatcacactttttaaaacattgtttttacacaaagacagagtacttaggtaccgcttataatacattataataagtacactagtttggtcagggttttttgccgattatgacgatatttcatgtttttaagtttatttcatgtctttacgtttttacatagtgtggtaaattgtttaaatttgttagtacctgtttgtatatctgttcattataatttataatatttatcttttaaattttgtcaaaattttataatgtaggtacgtactcttttgacttgtcaaaaacaaaagaaattttgtatatttgatgaaataaattctattcactattctattctattcactATTCACTATTCATCTAATTCAGCTTTAAGCAATCGCAGCTAGAGGTTCTagtgttcgaataggtgctacaaatacattagctcttatggacttatttatTAATTAACTCATTTTATTCATGTTTTCAGCATAATTAGACATTAGTTTATTGGTTGTTTAGTGCTGAATATtttttatgccaaaaataaattattttaactttataacatatcgacgtgtggtaaaaagtgtattGTCTATGATACCATTGTGgatggagatgtgacatcaaatttaaatttgtcattactttaatgTGGAACAGCTTATTTTGAAGCTGAAATATTGTGTCACATTATTATCTAATtgccacatttatataccaatggtatttcaactgcaaattaattgatatcaaaaagtttgttagttgaaaaaattgaactgtacctaattgtttttaaaaagttattgaatttgAATTagtctttttatcaaaatttaatatgCTTTTTTTTTAACACTTCATTTATCATCGTCATCACAGCAAAAGTCACTAAGTCCAAATCTGACATAGATCTCTGACATAGATAATGACAtgcaacagtaagtaaattaCACAAACTGTAAGTAAATTAAGTACAGACAacagtctgacttttataaaattaatgttcaTTTTTGTGAAATATGTTGTCTCAAATAAATGCATTGTTTTCACAGAACAACTTTCAAGATCCTCTtattattatcattataattttcaagtaaaaataaaaaccaataataggtaaaacacaaattttatttacaccgaaggaaataacatacaaacaaatattataatccatgaacgttataaataacataaagacaaatctttataaaaagttttgtatTAACTTCCTCAAGTttccttttgaattttttatcagaacgataactcgatataattcccggtacgaagcaagttcttttagtgtaagctttcttggcactcatatttaagtaatattaaccaccaaaaccagTAATCTTatgcagggtgtttcattgggaaagtaacatattATGTTAACTGTAGAAACAGGAGACTTAGGCGGtatcaaaaataccatacttaatgggtcttacttcgttaataacaaagatactgggcgttttatctattttgtcattttcttatttgcttcataactttttaaccacactgtatacctatttatttgatatttggcacacaaatattctttaaggtgtacaatcaaataatttatttacaattgtaaaaaatccaagtcagcatttaaaaatattggaaaaatgttccgacccaaaaacaacaaataaatttttttaaaatagattttgcatttgaaaagagaataaaaaactaatttaatggtatactttgaattttcggcaaaattatttttctggtcAACTTTTGAATTTTAATTCTGAAATTATGCAAATTGCGAGAGCTccaagtagaaaaaaaaaatgaaatacaacttacaacttgctAAACacaatgtatatttattttatatttcacTTCGAATATTCTTTAGACCGTcaaatcaattaatttatttataattttaaaaaattcagggccggattaaaacacattggaaaaatgttccgacacaaaaaaacaccctgtacattaatttttttttaaatgaattttgcATTTGAAGTGAGAATGAAAAACtgaatttagtggtatacttttaattttcggcaaaatgatttttctggtaaaattttgaatttgaattctgaaattatgtgaattgcgagagctcgaagtaaacaagttaaaatgtgacttaattttaaataatatcattatttaatctaaattgataaaatgttaacatttcagtgttttttattatgACGACAAATcattcataacaaatattcaccttCAAATAACGAATAAGTAATAAAGAGTCCACCAAAAATACATAACTTTATGTAATCAACGaactatcttaaaaattaaaaaaaaaacagaaatttctTTCTGAAAAATAACTTATCAAAACTATAGAAATTGCTCAAAATGGCCACCACCTTGTTGAAGACAAAGTCTTGCTctttttgttatttgtctgacTGACTTCCTAATCTCGTCAGGGTTATTCTTCATTTGTTGGAAGGCGTCTGGAATCTGGTCAAGAAGTTCttccctactatttatttcctcgTTATAAACTTTGGATTTTAGATACCCAAAAGTTATTTTTcggcaaattttttttgtttttttttttttatttttaagatttgttgactggtattcgctgacagttctgaagccctacaggagttaatgaacagaatcgcagaagtcagtcagatatacggactttcactaaacactaagaaaacaaaatgtatgattatctctaagaacaaacagcaatttggacgaatcagtgtgaatggtcaacaaatagaaagagtaaaaacatatacctaccttggtacgaatgtcaatgaaaattgggaccattctatagaaatcaaatatagggtagagaaagcaagatctgcatttcaaaaaatggcaaggttgtttaaatgtcatgatttgtcgatacccataaaagtcagattactacgatgttatatctttcctatactgttgtacggagttgagtcgtggactctcacagacgccacctgcaagaaaattgaggcttttgagatgtggcttatcgtcgaatcctgaagatatcttataccgaccacattactaatgagggtgttttgctgagaatgcaaaaagaaaaagagctgttaatcaaaataaaaacagccaaaatcgaatacctcggtcacatcatgaggaacagtgaaatatatggactgctgcaactggtcttacagggaaaagtagagggaaagcgaggaccaggaaggcgaaggatttcgtggctgaaaaatctacgtacgtggttcaacacaaccactacaaatcttttcagagcagcagtgtacaaagtacagattgccatgatggtcgtcaacatccgaaacggataggcactacaagaagaagaatatctgttgattaaagttatgtattttttgtggactctttatttattatttattaattaaaggtgaatatttgttatgaattatttgtcgccataataaaaaaaacactgaaatgttaaaATTTCACCAATTTAGATTAagtaatggtattaattaaaattaagtcacattttattttttttagttcgagctctcgaaattcacatgatttcagaattcaaattcaaaattttaccagaaaaatcattttgctgaaaattaaaaactaaggaaagGGAGGAAAGGGAatttcgctcagctcgccagatgaaaagacatattagggatatacgatcgccgctcgtataaggataggtaagaggaaaactgtcggattcgctcagctcgccaaaacgacagcggaaaatggtcgggaactactacctacataaactcacctcttttacctcgctgttgtttattattcttcgatcaacgctccaagaataatgatcaactaggcttttcgttccgtcttttatatcgtccgagacggtacaaaaacacgttttacttaattcattggtgtactctagacgataaaattatattatcgtcacatcTGTTTTTACCATTCCTTGTCGTTTTTTTCTTAGTGCCAGTTATTTTAGTATATCTAGTCCTGTTTCTTCAAACTCTGTCTCCAGTTCTTTTTCTTTGCCTTGTATACTTCGAGTGTTCCAGGTTTCCAGCTTCCGTATTTCTTTTCTATTCTCGATTCTTTCTTCATCTTTTCTTTTTGTACTTCTCTTTCCTGTCCGTTATGATTTATTATACTTGTATCCTTATCCATTGCCATGTTCGTTACCTTATGTTCCAATGTATCAGGTACtcttagttttttgtttttttttctagtttTCCTTCATTCCTGTTCCATTTCCATTCTTCCTTTCCTATAGCTAGTTTGTTGGACCCAATTCTCACTAGATTCCCTTTCGTTTTTTCTTCCTTGGTCCTATGTCTTATTTCTTTctgcaatagggaacttgcacattttttttattacgtaataatgttcagttttgtttaacaatgagatttccaaaatttcacgcttcaaaaactcgtaataacttggaaatacaaatttaaagtcttctgcaccccgtctgtggctcagtggtaagagcgcctacctttggatcgaaaggtccgaatggttgtgagttcgaatctcaccagggtcagaaatttttcgtttattataaattaataaatgaaaatagtttctgtccttgtgggatcggtactcactggagggactgcagacgttcggatacaattagcgtgtctttgcaaagacaatgacgtcgactttgcaaagtaacaagacacttactcaacacacacacacacactacacatggcACTAGGTACCTAACGGCAAAAATTCActgtacctaccatgccaatggccattagtcgtcaaggcattagctaaataaaaaaagccttctgcggtataaaatagttcagacgacccgtgacgtcacatagttttattatatagttatgattatggttatatttaggtatattcttccccttctttagtttattggcctccacctatttaagtatttggccagctcatcgttgCGGAATAAgtaaaaaacatttatattctaatgacatttatcgtatgtcattgtaataatatataccagtttgttgagattggagtctGATACAGTTTTTGAGGGAAAGGAAAGGTTTAccatggaaaataaaaccattttgtaaaagttcaaattttctatgaatactTCAAACgttcaaaaacacttgtgacgtcacataactgtattttctactgacgtttataatgtctaatttaaaattatatacaattttgtttactttgttggtccagaatgtaaacatataaccggATTACGTCACGACGCattttgggctggctggtataatttgaagTTTTAATCGtatttaggggccaaacgaaagacaaaaaaacttttttttatctttgatacattattttaaattattatgttctgttgtgatttataacatttttttcgaatttaaaattttatgcaagttctctATTCTCTTTCTATTGCAGTAAGGTCGCGATTAATATATATCCGCTGGTCTTTAATTTTTTGAAGCTTGAATTTATTTTGCATAATTTTCTTTGTCTTCAGCACTATCAAACTCCAACTTATACAGTGCTGGTCGCGACAGGTcgtgaaatgcaattttagatttcccttgtcgagtatttcgccactctgttgtgctttatttttccaacttaaaaagctgagatgataaataatttcaaattttatttccTGGCTCATTTGACTTTGATTCAtaagatggtgctagtagcatttttggtaattattttgataattacaccgaaaggatgaaaggatttgatttcagttcagtgcctctacccaggtgctccgaagAGGATACGGTTAATCTGAAATACGtgtaagcacatagtagaggctcgtTCTGTAGTCAAATGTGAATtatcttttcttttagtttacgataaatttacattatattgattatttcattcataggagattctgaccagtagaaagctacagaaatctgaattaaatcgataattttttataattgcccgtcgttaagtatattacgtcagatgcccttcgttgctacgaaaaaatacattcaatgacattaataacaattaatgttttaaaaattataaaagtgatgactttcaatcgtcaaatatttataaaaactttgtgtttaattaattgtactaatttgtacttacataaataaattacaataaaattttggttttgaacagttttattcatgaaataatcgcaacaaattgcactcgaactctaaaattaatatagaatttttgccctcgtgacactttgacataatttcactcgcctttggctcgtgaaattaaaactgtcaaagtgtcactcgggaaaaattcaataattttagagctcttgtgcaattactactgatagtttcccacctttagacgtatcggaggaatTTGGCAACTGctactgtgacaggagaattttatctCCGATATCTCCGACTTCTctattattttaagttgaatttgAGCAtgcataaaaaatatttgttcacgtaccatatctctttttgtattataaaggtttgtgaaaaaattaatctctttgattttttatatgctacaaaaatgttatatatagtttttttcgttagatgcataatttttaaagtatttgcaaaaaccgtccaaaaaggtgtcatttttcaatgaaaatggcaaattttcaaccacgaataatagtgtaggaaacagaggttgaacctcacAAAATGGACaaaagtccggttttattttttttttctggtatattaaggggtgcttattatgagactaactttttcttaaaaaatttcgctcCGGAACCCCcctttcacccctttaaagggggaatttgtggtttttgcgaaattTAACCCTTCCTgtatgttttgcaaaaaatttacttaatagtaaaatgaagaggactatatttcctactatttatttcccgagaGCAtaatgtctatcacccaccgtttagcgggggtggcgccccaaaattgtatataaatttttaaaaaatatgttttaaaaaaaaatatttttccctaactgtaacaaaaatgaagaagaaaccctggggcaattaatcacaaataagtggctgattttttggtataggttttatttaagggcaattgcccatttttaattacagggtgttacatttaaaaaaacccttattataccatctgaaccgcctatgctagagtaaaaaaactttcaacgattatccatgtactagtgttatttacaaatttctataatgcacccccattctTTTTTCAGGAACCAacccaaaaaaggagaattaataaagaaagtcattttcttggaatccttcacacaccatgccctttattaaaatacttcatatatcattttgtgcacgttcctATTACTTATttatggacaccaaaagcgatttcttgatgcaacccctgtagccaaaaaaaaaataaataaagggggaggggttgaaatttttttttatatgtagcatatggacatatgctccatTAATAGGgtatttcataaatatatatgattattgcaacatccctgcggaaactacccctatccttgaaaataaactgcagataCTACCCCTGTCCCTTGtagagcatgtttttacgattttctcattacataatatgcatttttttttaaacaaaacttatacagtaTTAAGGACcgctattttctctacaaataaggttctacgcatttttttcgtataagcaaccgttacggcacagtggcgccgtaaacttcaGAAATGCTTTGgagggctccagtttttgtttttttttcgtcacctattcattttattgataacgtagttatggaaaataaaaaaacacactgtctgctacacattatgacctatgcatattttatttgatttgcaccctaaagccacagtggtggcccaaaatcaatttttgattattttttttattaattctccttttttgggtggttccggggaaaatatggggatgcattatacaaatttgtaaataacatcagtacatggataatcgctgaaagttttttttactctagcataggcggttcagatggtataaaaagggggtttttaaaatgtaacaccctgtaataacaaaatgggcaattgcccttaaatgaaacctatactaaaaaatcagccacttatttgtgattaattttcccagggtttcttcttaattttcattacagttagggaaaaataattttttttaaaaacatttttttaagatttgtcaactttggggcgccacccccgctaaacggtggttGATAGACaaatgctgtcgggaaataaatagtaggaaatatagtcctcttcattttactattaggtaaattttttgcaaaacgtacaggaagggctacgtttcgcaaaaaacACAAATTGCCTCCTTTAAAGGGATggaaaggggggttccggggcgaaattttttaagaaaatgctagtctcataataagcaccccttgatataccagaaaactataactaataataaataaacatattgagttttcaaaaaaaattatagaacagtttttggttagaattaggttctctagccactttcgtggttatttttaccaaaatattttcCACCCCCGGAAAGAGGTGCGATctacccccaagataaaagtgcCATAgaatatagggtagactttgattctttagctattccctacttacagtgaaaatatcaagtaaattgatgcagtaggatggaattcgaagccaaataccctcactgactgcactaatacTATATGCTTCTAAACCAGACTACCTAATGCAAAGTATGTGTCATGCGGTCATGTTTACGGTCATTTTCcattgaaattaaatatttataagaatatTATGGCTGGTTTGTATTTTAGGTTGCTCCCAAGAGGAAAGCAGAATAGAAAATATGGAAACACTAACTGAACATTCATCTCACGAAGAAAATTACATGAGTCAACACGCTGAAggaaaaataaatgaaactatgAAAGTTAAGACTGGACAAAAACCAtgcaagtgtgaaatttgttttaagccgtTTTCTTCGTCCAGTGCTTTGAAACAACATATGAGATTGCACACTGGGGAAagaccatacaagtgtgaaatttgttttaagaagttTAGCGAAAGgggtaatttaaaaaaacatttgaagGTGCACAGTGAAGAAAAATCGTACccttgtgaaatttgttttaagcagtttagatTAGCTGATGGTTTAAAAGTACATTCGAgattgcacactggggaaaaaccttttaagtgtgaaatttgttttaaacaatttgcTCAAAAAAGCTCTTGGCATGCACATACCAAAGTTCACAAGGGTGAAAAACCTTAcgagtgtgaaatttgtcttaagTCGTTTGTTAAATCAAGTAATTTAAAAGAacatttgagattgcacactggggaaaaaccttacaagtgtgaaatttgtttgaagccaTTTAGAAAAGCAGATCacttgaaaacacatttgagaatgcatactggagaaaagccgttcaagtgtgaaatttgttttaaacagtacAGTCAGGCAAGaagtttgaaaacacatttgagagtgcacactgaagaaaaaccTTAAACGTGTAAAATCTGAGGATATAAAACTAACCTTTGATAGATGGCGTTACTTGATACCGAACTGCTCTCGGTTTGACATTTGCCATTCGTGACATGACGTCTGTCAAAATTTTAAGCCAAAAACTATTAGGTTCGTTTTTATAGCCGTCAGAAGCAAACAACTTTTGTGTTTTCGGAAAAATCGAATATCGTTCGGTGATTACCTAAGTTCCCCCACAAAAAGGGGAAAACGAATGTGCAAATTAAAGCCGACCTGGACGAAGTATATGGTGAGACTGCACACCTTCGTTAGCAACAATAAAATTTTGAATAGCTGAATTTGTTCGTGGTCGTAGGAGTGCTTTTGATGATGAGCGTCCCATGACATGATTATGGCAAATCATCGAATCAAACTCCGTGAGTTAGTAGAGGCCCTTAAACATTTCCTACGAACGTGTACACAAGTCGTTTTTTAAACCAACTAATTTAAAAGCacatttgagattgcacactggagaaaaaccttacaagtgtgaaatttgttttaagcagtttagaaTTGCAGATGGTTTAAAAatgcatttgagagtgcatactggagaaaagccgtttaagtgtgaaatttgttttaaacagtacAGTCAAGCAAGaagtttgaaaacacatttgaggaTGCACACTGAAGAAACACCTTAAACGCGTGAAATCTGTTTTAGATACGAGG contains:
- the LOC126886567 gene encoding zinc finger protein 726-like, which codes for MDVKQEISDEKCKVEIRYNDLEDAPVDSFKCEIKKEFNKESTRDTDNYLDLIKCPIKTEKQDQSRSNVFEEIQKTEEGCSQEESRIENMETLTEHSSHEENYMSQHAEGKINETMKVKTGQKPCKCEICFKPFSSSSALKQHMRLHTGERPYKCEICFKKFSERGNLKKHLKVHSEEKSYPCEICFKQFRLADGLKVHSRLHTGEKPFKCEICFKQFAQKSSWHAHTKVHKGEKPYECEICLKSFVKSSNLKEHLRLHTGEKPYKCEICLKPFRKADHLKTHLRMHTGEKPFKCEICFKQYSQARSLKTHLRVHTEEKP